A portion of the Misgurnus anguillicaudatus chromosome 16, ASM2758022v2, whole genome shotgun sequence genome contains these proteins:
- the nudt22 gene encoding uridine diphosphate glucose pyrophosphatase NUDT22 — protein sequence MDSEVSLMLHCAPLQALGEHQTHVEISDRFNRQSFPEIEEHIEAAWSERVIKDPWLFNGAKFRLHSAVLSTKPHPTNSTEQSTHRHQCTSLAKGDQADRNPGEGERFENSDGGEITDKHRPSDKVTKDEQSCILKLQLGVTCYKDYIGTNWSQNVENLRRRGEAEFADPQAFLAQPLGVGAIMATSDGAVVLLRRSQEVAEAAGLLDIPGGHPEPKMVCQGVSEDLISVGLLQGKERAIVSEIFSSVCAEITDEVNVPLNSLSKPLLLGIALNHTSACRPSAEFYVQCSLTTEEVRDYYRQGGPEANETTDILFLSRAEMLQLNESSPVWSEMCPSAKGAVLLYQRVMPDH from the exons ATGGATTCAGAGGTATCTCTCATGCTTCACTGTGCTCCATTACAGGCTCTTGGAGAACATCAAACACATGTAGAAATTTCAGACAG ATTCAACCGTCAAAGCTTTCCAGAGATCGAGGAGCATATTGAAGCCGCATGGAGTGAAAGAGTCATCAAAGACCCTTGGCTCTTCAATGGGGCTAAATTCAGATTGCATTCAGCAGTGCTCTCCACCAAACCTCACCCGACCAACAGCACTGAACAGTCAACACACAGGCATCAGTGCACCAGCTTGGCAAAAGGAGACCAGGCTGACCGCAACCCTGGTGAAGGAGAGCGATTTGAAAACAGCGATGGTGGAGAGATCACTGATAAACATAGACCTTCAGACAAAGTTACAAAGGATGAGCAGTCATGTATCCTAAAATTACAGTTGGGCGTGACTTGCTATAAAGACTACATTGGTACAAATTGGTCACAAAATGTGGAAAACCTCCGGAGACGTGGTGAAGCTGAATTCGCAGATCCTCAGGCCTTCCTCGCGCAGCCTTTAGGGGTTGGTGCTATCATGGCAACCTCAGATGGAGCGGTTGTCCTGTTGAGGAGAAGTCAGGAGGTGGCAGAAGCAGCGGGTCTGTTGGACATACCAGGTGGTCACCCAGAGCCAAAG ATGGTGTGTCAGGGGGTCAGTGAGGATTTGATAAGTGTTGGCCTTCTTCAGGGTAAGGAGAGAGCCATTGTATCAGAGATCTTCTCCTCTGTGTGTGCAGAGATCACCGATGAG GTGAATGTTCCTCTTAATTCCCTAAGCAAACCATTGTTATTAGGAATAGCACTAAATCACACTAGTGCATGTCGACCCAGTGCTGAGTTTTATGTTCA GTGCTCTTTGACAACAGAGGAAGTGAGAGATTACTATAGACAAGGAGGACCTGAGGCCAATGAAACCAcagatattttgtttttaagtcGAGCG gAGATGCTACAGTTAAACGAGAGCTCCCCTGTGTGGTCAGAGATGTGTCCTTCAGCGAAAGGTGCAGTGCTGTTGTATCAGAGAGTGATGCCTGATCACTAA